One genomic segment of Rhizobium gallicum bv. gallicum R602sp includes these proteins:
- a CDS encoding ATP-binding cassette domain-containing protein, with product MTQQSTPLVELKNISISFGGIHAVDNASVDLYPGEVVALLGHNGAGKSTLIKILSGAYKRDGGDILINGEPADIRNPRDAKKYGIETIYQTLAVADNVDAAANLYLGREIRTKWGTLDDVAMEASAREVMGRLNPNFKRFKEPVKALSGGQRQSVAIARAILFNARILIMDEPTAALGPQETAQVGELIKQLKKEGIGIFLISHDIHDVFDLADRVSVMKNGQVVGHARTEDVTKDEVLGMIILGKVPPKAIPGPGAMQI from the coding sequence ATGACACAACAAAGCACTCCCCTTGTGGAATTGAAAAACATCTCGATCTCCTTCGGTGGCATCCACGCCGTCGACAACGCCTCGGTCGACCTCTACCCCGGCGAAGTCGTCGCCCTCCTCGGCCATAATGGCGCCGGCAAGTCGACGCTGATCAAGATTCTTTCCGGTGCCTACAAGCGCGACGGCGGCGACATCCTTATCAACGGGGAACCGGCCGACATCCGCAACCCGCGCGATGCGAAGAAATACGGGATCGAGACGATCTATCAGACGCTCGCCGTTGCCGATAACGTCGATGCCGCCGCAAACCTCTATCTCGGCCGCGAGATCCGAACGAAGTGGGGCACGCTCGACGACGTCGCCATGGAGGCCTCGGCCCGCGAGGTGATGGGGCGCCTCAACCCGAACTTCAAGCGCTTCAAGGAGCCGGTAAAGGCGCTTTCAGGAGGTCAGCGGCAGTCGGTGGCGATCGCCCGCGCGATCCTCTTCAACGCCCGCATCCTGATCATGGACGAGCCGACAGCAGCCCTCGGTCCCCAGGAAACGGCGCAGGTCGGCGAACTCATCAAGCAGCTGAAGAAGGAAGGCATCGGCATCTTCCTCATCAGCCACGACATCCATGACGTCTTCGACCTCGCCGACCGCGTCTCGGTCATGAAGAATGGCCAGGTCGTCGGCCACGCCCGCACCGAGGACGTCACCAAAGACGAGGTTCTCGGCATGATCATCCTTGGCAAGGTGCCGCCAAAGGCGATCCCCGGCCCCGGCGCCATGCAGATCTGA